In a genomic window of Mycolicibacillus parakoreensis:
- a CDS encoding PE domain-containing protein has product MTLRILPEGVAATGAAVQAIAAQLAALHAATAPVIGVVAPPAGDPVSVRAATDLSAQGAQHAAVGAYAAAVLGRAGVGAAEAGADYAGGDALAAATYPR; this is encoded by the coding sequence ATGACCCTGAGGATTCTGCCCGAGGGGGTGGCGGCCACCGGCGCCGCCGTGCAGGCCATCGCCGCCCAGCTGGCCGCGCTGCATGCGGCGACCGCCCCGGTGATCGGGGTCGTGGCCCCGCCGGCCGGTGACCCGGTGTCGGTGCGGGCGGCGACCGATCTCAGCGCCCAGGGCGCCCAGCACGCCGCCGTCGGCGCCTACGCGGCCGCGGTGTTGGGCCGCGCCGGTGTCGGGGCCGCCGAGGCCGGCGCCGACTACGCCGGCGGTGACGCGCTGGCCGCGGCGACCTACCCGCGCTAG